Below is a window of Nicotiana tabacum cultivar K326 chromosome 19, ASM71507v2, whole genome shotgun sequence DNA.
TGACATGGCTACCAAACTCTTGAACAAAGCTGGTGCTTGGCAATGCAAATTACTTTCCTTTGGAGGAAGAGCCTTCATTATCAATCATGTTCTCCAATCACAAACTTTATACCTCATGGCTGCTATGGCTCCTCCTAaaacaataattaaacaaatcgAAATGTATTTGTCTAATTATTTATGGGGAGAAAAGGAAGGCAAAAAGAGTTATCATTGGTGTTCTTGGGATAATATGAGCTTCTCTCTAGAGGAAGGAGGAGTTGGTTTCAAGAAATTACAAGATATATGTAATTCTTTTGCGGTCAAGAGATGGTGGAGGTTCATAATAGAAGACAATCTTTGGACCAAGATCTCACATGCCAAATATTGCCCTAGGTCCAATCCTCTATCCAAAGTTACCAACTCTAAAGACTCCAGTTCTTGGAGGAACCTACTGGAAATAAGGGATAAGGCCGAGAATAACATTCTTTGGAAAATTAACTCTGCTAATAGTTTATTTTGGTGGGACATATGGACTTCCTCGGGTTCTATCGAGCAGCTGGCTAATCCAAACTATAAACCGGGTAACATCAAGGTTAGCGAGTATCTCTGCGACCGGAAATGGAACATAGAGCGACTGCAAGACACAGTTTTCCCAAAAGTTATTCAACAAATAAATGATGTGCACATCGGAAACCCAAGAATCAAAGATCATACCCTTAATGCTAAAAGGTCATTCACTTGCTCCTCAGCATACCAGCTCTTGAGAACGAAAAGAGGAACTAGTCCATTAGTAGCCAAAATCTGGAACAAAGATCTACCATTCAAAATCTCCTTcaacacttggagaattttgaaaaacaagttACCATTAAATGAAGT
It encodes the following:
- the LOC142173761 gene encoding uncharacterized protein LOC142173761, producing MATKLLNKAGAWQCKLLSFGGRAFIINHVLQSQTLYLMAAMAPPKTIIKQIEMYLSNYLWGEKEGKKSYHWCSWDNMSFSLEEGGVGFKKLQDICNSFAVKRWWRFIIEDNLWTKISHAKYCPRSNPLSKVTNSKDSSSWRNLLEIRDKAENNILWKINSANSLFWWDIWTSSGSIEQLANPNYKPGNIKVSEYLCDRKWNIERLQDTVFPKVIQQINDVHIGNPRIKDHTLNAKRSFTCSSAYQLLRTKRGTSPLVAKIWNKDLPFKISFNTWRILKNKLPLNEVLQKIGKGLFGKKVESNGLGMAMEQSMSSCRSIQAKNSKFDG